One window of the Asticcacaulis sp. SL142 genome contains the following:
- a CDS encoding alpha/beta hydrolase family protein, with product MAHKITKTLKGWQKVAYAVLTVSGSAYSGSTLAAPLPIEALSQYEAITNATISPDGKHVAAIVAAKGQKWPVISIWDANDLSKTPVWVPSQNMRIVGVDFIGNDRIFFITETAITGRDGRPTLTRKLYFTDLEGRSFEEPFRTTGTRNKAVREAEERGITVGIFNDDLYNPDLILMEKADLDTGAQEIFEFNTKTAQTRLLAKGGEKTAFLSSGVDLATGEPLIKAEIEPVSNEFWYKVYIKDRGTGQWVYHAPLSYELKNRRNISPMGFDTDPSKLIVASNLNRNYQAIYSYDIKSQTFSAEPLFANDKFDVSGVGFKPNRAAKTSTISSITVNGPAAIQVILDEQWEPVQRSIKAVFPDKNVYINLNKDTRDSAIVTVEAPDLPPEYYLYKGGKLALLGKQRPWIDPKALGKAEYITFKARDGLEIPAFVTYPPEWTPAKGPVPLVVMPHGGPWARDDLGWDGAGWTQFLATRGIAVIQPQYRGSDGWGYKLWTAGDKEWGQKMQDDKDDAAAYLVSKGVADPKRMAIFGYSYGGFAAIAASVRPKSPYKCAIAGAGVASLDRIGNLWGDNHLQRDVQGWTVTGMDPLKNVDKANIPIMLYHGDHDRQADTDHSRMFFKAMKSAGKDVEYHEIKGMWHTLPWRTEWHEETLGLIEGYLKSSKCGLM from the coding sequence GTGGCGCACAAGATAACTAAAACCCTCAAAGGCTGGCAGAAAGTTGCATATGCAGTTCTGACTGTTTCAGGCTCGGCATATTCTGGCAGCACTTTGGCGGCTCCTTTACCCATCGAAGCCTTATCTCAGTATGAAGCTATCACTAACGCGACCATATCGCCTGATGGTAAGCATGTCGCCGCTATTGTCGCTGCCAAAGGCCAGAAGTGGCCGGTGATTTCGATCTGGGACGCAAATGATCTATCAAAGACACCCGTGTGGGTGCCGTCGCAAAATATGCGCATTGTCGGCGTGGACTTCATTGGCAATGACCGGATTTTCTTCATTACGGAAACGGCTATAACTGGGCGGGACGGCCGCCCAACCCTGACACGCAAACTTTATTTCACGGACCTTGAGGGACGCTCGTTTGAGGAACCTTTCCGCACAACGGGAACTCGTAACAAGGCGGTTCGCGAAGCCGAGGAACGCGGCATTACGGTCGGTATTTTCAATGATGATCTGTATAATCCAGATCTGATCCTGATGGAGAAAGCCGATCTCGATACGGGCGCTCAGGAAATTTTTGAATTTAACACCAAGACGGCCCAGACCCGCCTCTTGGCTAAGGGCGGCGAAAAGACGGCATTCCTGTCTTCTGGTGTCGATCTGGCCACAGGTGAGCCGCTAATCAAGGCTGAAATCGAACCTGTCAGCAACGAATTTTGGTACAAGGTTTACATCAAGGATCGGGGTACGGGCCAATGGGTCTATCATGCGCCTTTGAGCTATGAGCTTAAAAACCGTCGCAATATTTCACCTATGGGCTTTGATACTGATCCATCAAAACTGATCGTCGCCAGCAACCTCAATCGCAATTATCAGGCGATCTACAGCTACGATATCAAGTCGCAGACTTTTTCGGCTGAGCCTCTGTTTGCAAATGACAAATTCGACGTATCAGGTGTGGGGTTCAAACCTAATCGGGCGGCCAAGACCTCTACGATTTCAAGTATTACGGTCAATGGCCCTGCGGCGATACAGGTCATTTTGGATGAGCAATGGGAGCCGGTTCAGCGTTCAATTAAAGCCGTCTTTCCGGATAAGAATGTTTACATTAACCTGAATAAAGATACGCGCGACAGTGCCATTGTAACGGTCGAAGCCCCTGATTTGCCGCCGGAATATTATCTCTATAAGGGCGGAAAACTGGCGTTGCTGGGCAAACAGCGCCCATGGATTGATCCGAAGGCGTTGGGCAAGGCGGAATATATTACCTTTAAAGCGCGAGACGGCCTGGAAATTCCGGCCTTTGTTACCTATCCGCCGGAATGGACACCTGCCAAGGGGCCGGTGCCATTGGTGGTAATGCCCCATGGCGGTCCGTGGGCGCGCGATGATCTTGGGTGGGACGGTGCCGGATGGACGCAGTTTCTGGCCACGCGCGGTATAGCGGTCATTCAGCCGCAGTACCGTGGCTCTGACGGATGGGGCTATAAGCTTTGGACCGCTGGGGACAAGGAATGGGGCCAAAAGATGCAGGACGATAAGGATGATGCGGCGGCCTATCTGGTTTCAAAAGGCGTAGCTGATCCTAAGCGCATGGCCATTTTCGGCTATTCTTATGGTGGCTTCGCGGCCATTGCGGCATCCGTGCGCCCCAAGAGCCCATATAAGTGTGCCATTGCCGGGGCCGGTGTCGCCAGTCTCGACCGTATTGGCAATCTGTGGGGTGATAACCACCTGCAACGTGACGTACAGGGCTGGACAGTGACTGGAATGGACCCGCTGAAAAACGTCGATAAGGCCAATATCCCGATCATGCTGTACCACGGCGACCATGACCGGCAAGCGGACACCGATCATTCGCGCATGTTCTTTAAGGCCATGAAGTCGGCCGGAAAAGACGTTGAATACCATGAAATCAAAGGTATGTGGCATACCCTACCGTGGCGCACTGAATGGCATGAAGAAACTTTGGGTCTGATCGAAGGCTATCTCAAAAGCTCGAAATGCGGTCTTATGTAA
- a CDS encoding winged helix-turn-helix domain-containing protein, whose product MSENTVTAALRRLGISGDEMTAHGFRSTASKFLNEAECWPDIIVDEANLKVKIAALRRVLGDGMESTRYIATVAGR is encoded by the coding sequence ATGAGCGAGAACACGGTGACAGCGGCATTACGTCGGCTTGGCATTAGCGGGGACGAAATGACCGCCCATGGCTTCAGAAGCACCGCCAGTAAATTTCTAAACGAGGCCGAGTGCTGGCCAGACATCATCGTCGATGAAGCCAACCTCAAGGTAAAAATCGCGGCGCTACGTCGAGTGTTGGGAGATGGCATGGAATCCACCAGATACATCGCGACAGTTGCGGGAAGATGA